The genome window GCGCCCATGTCGTCATCCTCGGGCGCGCGCCGCAAAGCCTTGGCGATCCATTCGCCGCCAGTGCCCAGCGGGCGTTGGAAGGTTTCAGCCGCTCCCTGGCCAAAGAGCTGCGCCACGGCGGGACGCTGCAACTGCTGTATGTCGGCGACGGTGCCGAAACCCAGTTGGAAGGTGCGCTGCGGTTTTTCCTGTCGCCCAAGAGTGCCTTCATTTCCGGGCAGGTCATTCGCCTCGACGCCTGTGGCACCCAGGTCCATGACTGGACGCGACCGCTTACGGGGCTCAAGGCACTGGTCACTGGCGCGGCCCGCGGGATCGGCGCCTCCATCGCCGAAACCCTGGCCCGCGATGGCGCCGACGTGATCCTGCTCGACGTCCCCCAGGCCAAGACCGACCTCGACGCCCTGGCGGCGCGTTTGAGCGGGCGCAGCGTCACGCTGGATATCTGCGCCGAAGATGCCCCCGCCCAGCTGATCGAGCACCTGCCCGACGGCGTCGACATCGTGGTGCACAACGCCGGCATCACCCGGGACAAGACCCTCGCCAACATGACCCCGGAATTCTGGGACGCCGTGTTGGCCGTCAACCTCAACGCCCCGCAAGTGCTGACCAAGGCCCTGCTCGACAGCGGCACTCTGCGCGACAATGGCCGGGTCGTTCTGCTGGCCTCCATCAGCGGCATTGCCGGCAACCGTGGGCAGACCAACTATGCGGCGAGCAAGGCCGGGCTGATCGGCCTGGCCCAGGCCTGGGCGCCGCTGCTGCAATCTCGGGGCATCAGCATCAACGCCGTGGCGCCGGGGTTCATTGAAACCCGCATGACCGCCGAGATCCCCTTCGCCTTGCGCGAGGCCGGGCGGCGCATGAGTTCCCTCGGCCAGGGCGGCTTGCCTCAAGATGTCGCCGAAGCCGTGGCCTGGCTCGCGCAGCCGGGCACGGGCGCCGTGACCGGGCAGGCCCTGCGGGTATGCGGGCAAAGCCTTTTGGGAGCATGACCATGACGATCCAATGGCATGAGGTCAGCAGCCCGCCATCCATGTCCGGGCTCTATTCAAAAGCGGCGACGCGGCGCAAGGTCACCGGAACGACCTTGCCCGAGGAAGGCCTGCGCCAGGTGCTTCAGGTCGACCCGCAACGGCTGGCGGCCTATCGCAAAGTGTGCGGTTTCGTCGATAACGGACTGCTGCCGCCGACTTATCCCCACGTCCTGGCGTTTGCCCTGCAGATGCAATTGCTCACGGGGCGGGACTTTCCCTTTCCGCTATTGGGGCTGATCCACTTGAGCAACCGCATTCGCGTAATGCGGCCCATGGGCGGGGTCGGCCAGGTGCGGGCCAGCGTCCATGTCGAGAACCTGCAAGCCCACCCCAAAGGCGCGGCATTCGACCTGGTGACCGGCCTCGATGATCAGTTGGGGCCCTTGTGGGAGGCCCGGAGCCAGATGCTGTGCAAAGGCGTCCAGCTTGACGGCGCGCTCGTGGACGAATCCCCTCAGGCCAGCCTGCCATTGATTGAAGTCGCGCGCTGGACCGCACCGGCTGACATCGGCCGGCAATACGCCAAGGTTTCCGGCGACTACAACCCGATTCACCTGAGCGGTATCAGCGCCAGGCTGTTCGGCTTCCCCACCGCCATCGCCCATGGCTTGTGGAACAAGGCCAGGACCCTGGCGGCGCTGGATAGCCACCTGCCCGAGGCCAACATCGAGATCGAGGTGACCTTCAAGAAACCGGTGCGCCTGCCCAGCGAAGTGACCCTGCTGTCCAGTGCGGCGGGCTCCAGTGGGCAACTGCAACTGGTGGGGAGCGGGGCGCTGGAACATATGCTGGGAGAGTGGCGGCCGGTCACCTGAGCAGGTCGATGGCATTCACCGCCACCCCCTGTGGGAGCGAGCTTGCTCGCGATGGCGCTGGGTCAGCTTGCATCAAGGTTGAATGTGCCGCCGTCTTCGCGAGCAAGCTCGCTCCCACAGTTTGTTTCGGGGTGTTCATAGATACGATGTCCACCGCCAATCCCTGTGGGAGCGAGCTTGCTCGCGATGGTGGTGGCTCAGCCTCCACCCATCTTGAATTCGCCGTGGTCAGCGCGGCGGGTAGTTGGACAGAATCCGCCCCACCGTCTCGCGCACGGCGGTGTTGCGGTCGGCCGGGTTGGGGGAGTTGCTGAGCAGTTGTTCATCACTGCCACGCCACACCAGCTTGCCGTCCTTGCCGTCGAGCAGGTCGATCTGCACAGTGGCGACTTTGTAGCTGATGTTGCGGGTTTCGTTGTACATCGGCCCACCCCAGTAGCCATTCCACGGGCCACCCCAACCGCCGCCGTAGTGAGTGGTGACCTGCTGCTGGCGATCCTCGACGATCAAATAGGCCTGGACCAGCACATCGCCGCGCACGCCCGCCGCAGCCGGGCGCAAGCCGCGCTGATCGAGTTGATCGGCCACCGCCTGGCGGATCCGCTGCTCGGTCAGGTCGCTCTTGATGCGTGGATCATCGGGGCGATACTGCAGCGCCGGGTCTTTCCAGCTCCAACTGCGATACGCCGCAAAGTCACGGCTGGTGTCGAAGTCATGGTTGACCTGGTTAGAAGCACAAGCCCCCAGCAACAGGGTGAAGGCCAATAGAGCAAGACGGCGAAACATGGTTTTTCTCCGTTGCGTAATCAACTTGGGGGATACGCCGACATGGCTTTTTCCACCGCCTCGCGAATGGCATCGCTGCGTTCGCTCTGGCTGCCCCGCTGGCCCGTCTCGGCGCTGGCGCTCCACACCGGCTGACCGGTGCGGGCATCGAACAGGTCCACCCGGACCACCACGACTTGCTCCTGATACGTGCGCACCATCGGCATCGGATGGTACACGCCATAACCCGGACCGTAGCGGTCATAACGGTTATAGCCGCCGTAATAGCCGGCATCATAATCATCCCGGACCTGGCGCACGCGGGTCTCCAGGCGCAGGTCGGCGCTGACGAACAGGTCGGCGGGCCGGTTGTCATGCAGCGGCCGCAGGCCACGCTGGTCGAGGGCATTGCTCACCGCTTCGGCCACCTGGGCCGAATCCGCCCAGGCAGTGCCCGGCGGCAGGCGCCCGTCGCGCCAGGCCCAGCTGCGATAGCGCCCGTAATCACGGGGCGGCGCCGGGTAGGCGCTGCGGTCGAATACCGTGGCGGCCTCCGGTGGCGCCGGCGGCAACGGATTGGAGGTGGCGACATAGGGGTTGCTGCCCTGGCAGGCCACCAGCCCCAGGCACAGCACCAACAACCCTGAACGACCTTTCATTTCGCGCTCCAATTGCACTTGCGGATCAGAGGGGACGGCAGATCCAGTGCAGATAACGTCCCAACCCGGCAAACGCCGGATGGCGACGGTGGGCCAGTTCCATTTCCAGCAACTGCGCAAGTTCCACGCGGCCCTGGAACTCCACCGGCATGTAGTCATGAAAAACCCGCACGCCACTCTGGCTTTCGACCTGCCAGAGGCCTTCAAGTTGCGCCGCCAAATCTCGCGGATCAAGGGGTTGTTGCGGCGTCAGGCTCTGTTTTTCGCCGGCCATGTCATTTTTGCGCAACTTGCGGAAATGCCCCTTGAGCAGGTTGCGATAGACCAGCGCGTCGCGGTTGTAGAACGCCAGGGACAGCCAACCGCCAGGCGCCGTCAGTTGATGCAGCACCGGCAGGATCGCGTGGGGCTCGGCCAACCATTCCAGCACCGCGTGACACAGCACCAGGTCGTAAGGCTCGGTCAGTTGGCCGAGCAGGTCCTGCCACGGTGCCTGGATGAACGTGGCCTGCTGGCCGGCCTCGGCAAAACGCTGGCGAGCGCCTTCGAGCATGGGCTCGGCCGGCTCGGCCAGGGTCACCTGGTGACCGCGCTCGGCCAACCACAACGACATGTGGCCCAGGCCAGCGCCGATGTCCAGCACACGCAATGGACGCTGCGGCAAGGTTTCCAGCAGATCGGCCTGAAGCACCGCCAGGCGGATCGCCCCCTTGGCCCCGCCGTAGATTTTTTCCGCGAAGCGCGTGGCGAGCTGATCGAAATGACGGTCGCTCATTGGCCGAACCGCCGTTCGCTATCGGCCAGCTTGCTGCGCACCACGGCGTCCATGTCCAGGCCCAGCTCGCTGCAAAGCAGCAACAGGTACAACACGATGTCACCGACTTCCTGCCCGGCGTGGGCCAGTTTGTCCGCCGGCAACTGGCGCGACTGGTCCTCGGTCAGCCACTGGAAAATCTCCACCAGTTCGGCCATTTCCACACTGGCGGCCATGGCGAGGTTTTTCGGGCTGTGGAATTGCCGCCAATCGTTATGGTCACGAATGGCATGCAGGCGTGCGGTCAGTTCAACAAGGTTCATCGGGTTCTCCTGAATGCGCATAGCTTCAGGGGGATGACCGGGGAAGGCAAGAGTCTCGGTACGAAGCGACGGTTTGCCCCATAATCGAACCAACTCGGCCGCCACAGCTCCTACAATCAGGAGCCAACGGCTCAGTTCGGATTCCCTCCCATCAGGATGCACATATGCAGGTAGAAAGCTTTTTCGAATGGCTCGGCCAGGCGCTCGGTTCGGTAATCCGTTTCATCGTCGACCTGCTCAGCGGCCTCTTCAACATCCTGGCCAACGCCGGCGGCAACTTCGTCGATGGGCTGTCACGCACCTTGGGCATGGACACTTCGATCATCAGCATCATCGCGCTGATCCTCGGGCTGATGCTGCTGTACTCGGCCATCCGCGCCTTCATGCGGGCCTCGATCGTCATGGGCATCATCTGGCTGGTGCTGGGGTTGTGGTTGTTGAGTTGGATCATTCACTGACACTGGGACCGCTCCCCACCCTAGCGCTCACACCGGACACCACCCGTGGCGAGGGAGCTTGCTCCCGCTGGGTGGCGAAGCCGCCCCAAATGAGCTGAAGCAATGTTCCAGACAGACCACATCGGCTGGTCTTGCGACTGCTTCGCAGCCGAGCGGGAGCAAGCTCCCTCGCCACGATGAGCCCGAGGTCACTTTAGAGGTCTGCGTGCTCCCTCTCTGCACCGGGCACGATCAATCCAAGAACCCGCTACAATCGCGCTCCATCAAGGAGCCCGCATGTCCAACCTGATCACCGACTGGCGCGACCGCCTGACCCATCGCCGGGTCTGGGCACTGGCTGCGCCAATGATTCTCTCGAACATCTCCGTGCCGCTGGTGGCGTTGGTGGACAGCACCGTCATCGGCCATTTGCCCCATGCCCATCAGTTGGGCGCCGTGGCGGTCGGGGCGAGTTTGTATACGGTGTTGGCGTGGGCCATGGGTTTCCTGCGCATGGGCACCACCGGGTTCGCCGCCCAGGCCGCCGGGCGGGGTGACGGGGCGGCGTTGCGACAAGTGTTGTTGCAAGGACTGCTGTTGGCGATGGGGCTGGCGCTGCTGCTCGGTGCCGTCGGCGTACCGTTGAGCGACGTGGCGTTGCATTTCATGCAGCCATCCGCCGAGCTCAACCAGTTGACCCGCGACTTCTTCCACACCCGGCTCTTCGGCTTGCCGGCGGCGCTGGCCAGCTATGCGCTGGTGGGCTGGTTCCTCGGCGCCCAGAATGCCCGGGCGCCGTTGGCGATCCTGTTGGTGACCAACCTGGTCAACATCGCCCTGAATCTTTGGTTCGTGATCGGCCTGGACTGGGGCGTGACCGGTTCGGCCCGGGCGTCGGTGATTGCCGAGTGGACCGGAGCGCTGGTCGGCCTGGCCCTGGCTCGCAAGACACTGCGGGCCTGGCCCGGGCAGATGGCCTGGGCGGCCCTGGGCGTGTGGCAGAACTGGCGTCCGCTACTGGCGGTGAACCGGGACATCTTCATTCGCAGCCTGGCACTGCAAGCGGTGTTTTTCCTGATCACGGTGCAAGGCGCGCGCCTGGGGGACGCCACCGTGGCGGCCAATGCCTTGCTGCTCAACGGCCTGCTGCTGACCGCCCATGCCCTGGACGGCCTGGCCCACGCCGTGGAAGCCCTGTGCGGCCATGCCATTGGCGCCCGCGACCGCCTGGCCCTGCGTCGCTCGCTGGTGGTGGCCGGCGGTTGGTCACTGATTGCAAGCCTCGGCTTTGCCCTGCTGTTCCTGCTCGCCGGCCACTTGTTCATCGACATGCAAACCGATATCCCCGACGTACGCGCCACCGCTTACGACTACCTGCCCTACCTGGCGACCTTGCCGCTGATCGCGGTCTGGAGCTACTTGCTCGACGGCCTGTTCATCGGTGCCACCCGCGCCCGGGAAATGCGCAACGGCATGCTCTTGACCCTCCTGCTCGTGTCGCCGATCGCCTGGATGCTGCTGGGCTTGGGCAACCATGGACTGTGGATCACCTTCCTGCTGTTCATGGCCCTGCGCAGCCTGACCCTCGGTGCGTTTGCCTGGCACTTGCAGCGGCGCGACCGTTGGCTCGGCGCGCCGCCCCCATAACCTTCAATCCTGGCGACCCTGCCAGCGCCGCCGCAGGTGTTCGAGACGCTCACGCTGCGAACCACCCTCCGGCCCCGGGATGGGCCGGGCATCGGGGTATTGCAGGCGCAGCCACAGCCAGTCATCGAGCACCGTCCGCTCGGTGAATCCCAACGCCAGCCCCTGCTGCAAATCCTCCCAGAGCCGACGGTAATCACGCCCGGTGGAGCGGCACCATTGCCACGCGTGGCGCTCCAACAGGCATCGTTGCAGCTGGCCCTGTTGTCGGTCGCTGAGGCCGTGTTCTTTCTCCAACGCCGCCACCGGCAGTCCCGGGTTGGACAGTTGTTGCCAGCCCTGGCTGCCGATCGCCCGGTCGGCCCACGTGCCGCCGAACCAGCGCGCCAGGCTGATCGGCCCCAGCCAGCAACTGAGCTCATGGGAATCGCAACCGTCGAAGAAATAGCTGGCGGTGTGCGGGTTGTAGTAATTCAACAGGGCTTTGTGATGCAGGCCCAGTGTCACCGTCAGCATGCGCCGCAGATGCGTGAGCAATTGCCCGACGGGCTTTGGGCTGGCCAACAACAACCCTGGCCAGGCGCGCGGGTCCAGGTGACAAAGGCTGACCAGCGCGGGGGATTGGCGCAGCTCCACCAACAACGGGCCGTGCTCGCGAAGCCCATGCAACTCGGTGCCTTCGAACAGGGCAAAACGCCGGGCCTCGGCGAACTGCGCGTGCACCAGCCGCACCGCCTCAGGCGCACTCGGTACGTCCAGCAGCAACCATTGCGGCGTTGATCCAGGCACGACCGCGCTCATCGAACAACGCCCGCGCCGCGTCCCATGAGCATGCGGCAGGTGCACAGCGGTTGGCCGCAGGGGCTGAAAGGCCCGCCTTCGGGCAGCAGGCACAACAAGACCAGCGGCTCGGCCTCCCGCATCGCCGACAACAGCACCGGATCGACAACCGACCGCCCAAGTGTTTCGCCTGAAGATGACTCATCGGCAACCGCTGCCGAGGCAGGCTCGCCCAGAAATGCACTGATCAGCGGCCGATCCGGATCACCTTCGATAAAGCTCACCAGCACCTCGGTGCCGTCACACAGCGCGGCCGCCCCGCCGGCAGCCAGCTCCGGCGCCAAGGGCAGCCAGCAATGACTGGGGCTGGAACCTTCGCCCTGATAGACCCAGTCGAACTCCACCGCGACGCGCCCCGCTCCCAACTCCGACGGCTCGTCCACCGCCACGACCCAGCCGCGTTGCCGGCTCACCATGCGTGGTTTGGCCGGGACGCTGTCCGGCACGAACAGCACGCCCCGGGGAATGGCCTTGAAATGGTTGCCATACACACCCGCCTGGGCGCGATGCTCGACCTTCGTCAACAGCCAGCGCCGGTTCCAACCGGCAAACGGATGGTCCGTCAACGTCAGCACCTGGCCACCCCGCAGGTTCGTCAGTTCGCTGCGCCCCTGGGCGACCTGCTGCCCCGACACATCGGTGTGCACGCTGAAGGTCCGCACCGCGGCAACCGGCCCGTCGTCCACGTAGACCGCCTTACCGGCGGGGGGAAAACTGTGCGGGTTATCGGCGAACACCAGGCAATGCCCGTCCCGCGTGTGTTCGAAATGAAAGTGGATACCCGCCCGGGCGCACACGCGCTGGAGGAACTGCAGGTCCGACTCGCGATACTGGGTACAGAAATCCTGCGGTGGATAATCGCCGCTCAGGTCCAGGCACAGGCGGCGGCCGCTGATGCCATGGGCCTTGAGCACCTGGCGAATGATCTGCGGCACCGAGCGGGCACTGAACACCCGCTGGCTGAAGCGCTGCGCCAGACAGGCCAGCTTCGGCCCGATACGCACCCGGCAACCGGCGCCATGACGGTGTTGGACCAACTCATGGAGCTGCCCATGAATGCCCCGGCCTGGAGCCCCGAAACTCAACCAGACACTGCGATACAGCAGGCTCGCCAAGTCCAGGCTCGCATCGTGCAACAGGAGTTCCACTTCATAGACAAAGGGCTCGCTAATGGCTTCGCTACCCGTGAAGGCCACCACGTCAACAGGCTCGGGCAGACCGGCTATCTCCAGACGAAATGCTGGCTCGCAGGCTGGATCGGACATCGGCGTTTCTCTACAGGAGGGGCGGTCGGGGATTCTCGCCGACCGCCATGGCCGAGTAGAGGGGCCAAGTACAGGTTAGGAAAGGGACTACACGAAATAAGGACATCACCGATTAAATGCACCGGTGGGAAGAAATAGCCGTGACGTAAACAAAAATGCCCTCCGGGACTATCCGAAAAAACCCGCGATGTGCGGTGTGTTTTCTGACAGCCCCGGTGGGCATTGAGGAGACGGCTATTGGCGCGGTCTCTCCATCAGGAAGACAGGTACGACGAACGCGTCAGCCCCAGGCGCAGCGCATCGAGGAACTGGGTGCGCTCGGCGGCGCTGATGCGGGCGCTGGCGCACTTGTCACGGTAGTGAGTCATCAACTCCTCCGGCGACAAGTGCACGTAGCGCAGCATGTCTTCGATGGTGTCGTGGGTTTCGATACCGGCGTGGTACACGCTGCCATCGGCGTTCTGGTAGATGTTCACCGAGTCGGTGTCGCCGAACAGGTTGTGCATGTCACCGAGGATTTCCTGATAGGCACCCACCAGGAAGATCCCCAGCAGGTAGTCTTCACCCGGATTGAGAGCGTGAACCGGCAGGCTGGTCTCGATGCTCTGCTCGTCGACGTATTGCTTGATCTTGCCGTCGGAGTCGCAGGTCAGGTCTTGCAGCACGGCGCGGCGCAGCGGCTCTTCGTCCAGGCGATGCAGCGGCAGGATCGGCAGTACCTGGCCGATGGCCCAGGTGTCCGGCAGGCTCTGGAACACCGAGAAGTTGCAGATGTATTTGTCGGCCAGCTTGTCATTGAGCTCATCCAGCACCTGGCGGTGCGAGCGCTGGCGGGCCTTCAACGAGTTGTGCAAGCGACGGCACACGGCAAAGTAGCACTGCTCGGCCAAGGCTTTTTCCGCCAGGGTCAGCTTG of Pseudomonas fluorescens contains these proteins:
- a CDS encoding 3-oxoacyl-ACP reductase, with protein sequence MSDRYIDFANSPIGRRMVGSLGLPSPVRLERWQAGRLRPIEGALLLGGGPLTEQIGTFAKRLTDTIFIYGGEPTVATEWIPGHGPKIKAVVYDASHLVQTDQLKQLREFFQPLMKNLDHSAHVVILGRAPQSLGDPFAASAQRALEGFSRSLAKELRHGGTLQLLYVGDGAETQLEGALRFFLSPKSAFISGQVIRLDACGTQVHDWTRPLTGLKALVTGAARGIGASIAETLARDGADVILLDVPQAKTDLDALAARLSGRSVTLDICAEDAPAQLIEHLPDGVDIVVHNAGITRDKTLANMTPEFWDAVLAVNLNAPQVLTKALLDSGTLRDNGRVVLLASISGIAGNRGQTNYAASKAGLIGLAQAWAPLLQSRGISINAVAPGFIETRMTAEIPFALREAGRRMSSLGQGGLPQDVAEAVAWLAQPGTGAVTGQALRVCGQSLLGA
- a CDS encoding MaoC family dehydratase; the encoded protein is MTIQWHEVSSPPSMSGLYSKAATRRKVTGTTLPEEGLRQVLQVDPQRLAAYRKVCGFVDNGLLPPTYPHVLAFALQMQLLTGRDFPFPLLGLIHLSNRIRVMRPMGGVGQVRASVHVENLQAHPKGAAFDLVTGLDDQLGPLWEARSQMLCKGVQLDGALVDESPQASLPLIEVARWTAPADIGRQYAKVSGDYNPIHLSGISARLFGFPTAIAHGLWNKARTLAALDSHLPEANIEIEVTFKKPVRLPSEVTLLSSAAGSSGQLQLVGSGALEHMLGEWRPVT
- a CDS encoding DUF4136 domain-containing protein gives rise to the protein MFRRLALLAFTLLLGACASNQVNHDFDTSRDFAAYRSWSWKDPALQYRPDDPRIKSDLTEQRIRQAVADQLDQRGLRPAAAGVRGDVLVQAYLIVEDRQQQVTTHYGGGWGGPWNGYWGGPMYNETRNISYKVATVQIDLLDGKDGKLVWRGSDEQLLSNSPNPADRNTAVRETVGRILSNYPPR
- a CDS encoding DUF4136 domain-containing protein, with translation MKGRSGLLVLCLGLVACQGSNPYVATSNPLPPAPPEAATVFDRSAYPAPPRDYGRYRSWAWRDGRLPPGTAWADSAQVAEAVSNALDQRGLRPLHDNRPADLFVSADLRLETRVRQVRDDYDAGYYGGYNRYDRYGPGYGVYHPMPMVRTYQEQVVVVRVDLFDARTGQPVWSASAETGQRGSQSERSDAIREAVEKAMSAYPPS
- a CDS encoding methyltransferase, which codes for MSDRHFDQLATRFAEKIYGGAKGAIRLAVLQADLLETLPQRPLRVLDIGAGLGHMSLWLAERGHQVTLAEPAEPMLEGARQRFAEAGQQATFIQAPWQDLLGQLTEPYDLVLCHAVLEWLAEPHAILPVLHQLTAPGGWLSLAFYNRDALVYRNLLKGHFRKLRKNDMAGEKQSLTPQQPLDPRDLAAQLEGLWQVESQSGVRVFHDYMPVEFQGRVELAQLLEMELAHRRHPAFAGLGRYLHWICRPL
- a CDS encoding MazG-like family protein codes for the protein MNLVELTARLHAIRDHNDWRQFHSPKNLAMAASVEMAELVEIFQWLTEDQSRQLPADKLAHAGQEVGDIVLYLLLLCSELGLDMDAVVRSKLADSERRFGQ
- a CDS encoding MATE family efflux transporter, with product MSNLITDWRDRLTHRRVWALAAPMILSNISVPLVALVDSTVIGHLPHAHQLGAVAVGASLYTVLAWAMGFLRMGTTGFAAQAAGRGDGAALRQVLLQGLLLAMGLALLLGAVGVPLSDVALHFMQPSAELNQLTRDFFHTRLFGLPAALASYALVGWFLGAQNARAPLAILLVTNLVNIALNLWFVIGLDWGVTGSARASVIAEWTGALVGLALARKTLRAWPGQMAWAALGVWQNWRPLLAVNRDIFIRSLALQAVFFLITVQGARLGDATVAANALLLNGLLLTAHALDGLAHAVEALCGHAIGARDRLALRRSLVVAGGWSLIASLGFALLFLLAGHLFIDMQTDIPDVRATAYDYLPYLATLPLIAVWSYLLDGLFIGATRAREMRNGMLLTLLLVSPIAWMLLGLGNHGLWITFLLFMALRSLTLGAFAWHLQRRDRWLGAPPP
- a CDS encoding DUF4123 domain-containing protein gives rise to the protein MSAVVPGSTPQWLLLDVPSAPEAVRLVHAQFAEARRFALFEGTELHGLREHGPLLVELRQSPALVSLCHLDPRAWPGLLLASPKPVGQLLTHLRRMLTVTLGLHHKALLNYYNPHTASYFFDGCDSHELSCWLGPISLARWFGGTWADRAIGSQGWQQLSNPGLPVAALEKEHGLSDRQQGQLQRCLLERHAWQWCRSTGRDYRRLWEDLQQGLALGFTERTVLDDWLWLRLQYPDARPIPGPEGGSQRERLEHLRRRWQGRQD
- a CDS encoding type VI secretion system Vgr family protein yields the protein MSDPACEPAFRLEIAGLPEPVDVVAFTGSEAISEPFVYEVELLLHDASLDLASLLYRSVWLSFGAPGRGIHGQLHELVQHRHGAGCRVRIGPKLACLAQRFSQRVFSARSVPQIIRQVLKAHGISGRRLCLDLSGDYPPQDFCTQYRESDLQFLQRVCARAGIHFHFEHTRDGHCLVFADNPHSFPPAGKAVYVDDGPVAAVRTFSVHTDVSGQQVAQGRSELTNLRGGQVLTLTDHPFAGWNRRWLLTKVEHRAQAGVYGNHFKAIPRGVLFVPDSVPAKPRMVSRQRGWVVAVDEPSELGAGRVAVEFDWVYQGEGSSPSHCWLPLAPELAAGGAAALCDGTEVLVSFIEGDPDRPLISAFLGEPASAAVADESSSGETLGRSVVDPVLLSAMREAEPLVLLCLLPEGGPFSPCGQPLCTCRMLMGRGAGVVR